ACGCCGCCTTTGGTCAGGAACGCACGGCCCTTGTCCAGCTCTTCGAGGGCTTCTTTCAGGCTGCCGCACACTTGTGGGATCTCTTTGGCCTCTTCAGGCGGCAGGTCGTACAAGTTTTTGTCGGCGGCGTCGCCTGGGTGAATCTTGTTCTGGATACCGTCCAGGCCGGCCATTACCAGGGCTGCGAAGGCCAGGTACGGGTTGGCTGCCGGATCCGGGAAGCGGGCTTCGATACGGCGAGCACGAGGGCTGGACACGTAAGGAATACGGATCGAAGCGGAACGGTTGCGAGCCGAGTAGGCCAGCATTACCGGCGCTTCGAAACCTGGGACCAGACGCTTGTAGGAGTTGGTCGACGGGTTGGTGAAGCCGTTCAGTGCCTTACCGTGCTTGATGATACCGCCGATGAAGTACAGGGCAGTGTCGGACAGGCCGGCATAACCTTCGCCAGCGAAGGTGTTCTTGCCATCTTTGGCGATGGACAGGTGAACGTGCATACCCGAACCGTTATCGCCGTACAGTGGCTTAGGCATGAAGGTAGCGGTACGGCCGTAGGCATCAGCCACGTTGTGTACGCAGTACTTCAGGGTCTGAACTTCGTCAGCCTTGGCTACCAGGGTGTTGAACTTCACACCGATTTCGTTCTGGCCGGCAGTTGCCACTTCGTGGTGGTGAACTTCGATGACCAGGCCCATCTCTTCCATGGCGTTGCACATGGAGGTACGGATTTCGTGGTCGTGGTCGAATGGCGGAACCGGGAAGTAACCACCTTTGACGCCTGGACGGTGGCCTTTGTTGCCGCCTTCGATGTCCTGGTCGGACATCCACGAACCTTGTTCAGAGAAGATCTTGAACATGGAGCCAGAGATGTCGGACTTGAACTTGACCGAATCAAAGATGAAGAACTCTGGTTCCGGACCTACGAATACGGTGTCGCCGATACCGGTCGACTTCAGGTATTCCTCGGCACGCTTGGCGATCGCACGTGGGTCACGGTCGTAGCCTTGCATGGTCGAAGGCTCGATCACGTCGCAGACGATGATCAGCGTTGGGTCTTCGGTGAACGGGTCGAGTACGGCGGTGCTGTCGTCCGGCATCAGGATCATGTCGGAAGCTTCGATGCCTTTCCAGCCAGCAATGGAGGAGCCGTCGAACATTTTGCCTTCTTCGAAGAAGGCGTCATCCAGCGCGTCGCGAGCCGGCATGGTCACGTGGTGCTGAGTGCCTTTTGTGTCCGTGAAGCGCAGATCAATCCATTTGACGTCATGATCTTTGATGAGTTGAACCGACTTCGACATAGTGTCCTCCGGGTGGCTTCGGGCTGGGGTAGTGGAGTAGCCCTTAGAATGTGGGTGATGCCGGCGCGAATACTCGACCAAGGCAACCTGCCTCACAAGAGAGCAAATTGCATGCCAGTGCCCCGACATGGGTTTTTTGCCACAAAATCGCCCCTATAAAGGTGCAATCCGCTGAAACGGAATAAATTTCGCACCGCAATGTAGCGCTTATTTTCATTTATGACCCGTTTTGGTGCGCTAAAGGTCCGTTGCATATTAACTGGTTAAACCTTGAGCGATTTCCGCTATAATCCGCGCCCCCCTTTTTCGGCTGGGCCTGCGCGCGCTGTTTTCATGAAATTAATCGTTAAAGTCTTCCCCGAGATCACCATCAAGAGCCGACCGGTACGGATGCGTTTCATCCGTCAATTGGCCAAAAACATCCGTGCCGTGCTCCGCGATCTGGACCCGGCTGTGGTGGTGAATGGTGTGTGGGACAATCTCGAGCTGGAAACCCGCCTCACAGACCCCAAGGCCTTGAAGGACATGACCGAGCGCCTGAGCTGCGTGCCGGGCATCGCTCATTTCCTGCAGGTTGACGAGTACCCGCTGGGCGACTTCGATGACATCACCGAAAAGTGCAAACAGCACTACGGCGATGTGCTGGCCGGCAAGGTTTTTTCGGTGCGTTGCAAGCGCGCCGGCAAGCATCCGTTCACCTCCATGGATGTAGAGAAATACGTTGGCAGCAAGCTGCGTCGCGAGTGCGGCGCCGCCGGAATTTCCCTGAAAGAGCCGCAAATTGAAGTGCGCATGGAAATTCGCGACCAACGGTTGTTTGTGATTCACAGCCAGCACAACAGCATCGGCGGCTACCCGCTGGGTGCACTGGAACAGACTCTGGTATTGATGTCCGGCGGTTTCGATTCCACCGTGGCGGCCTACCAGATCATGCGCCGCGGGCTGATGAGCCACTTCTGCTTCTTCAACCTGGGCGGGCGTGCACACGAATTGGGCGTGATGGAAGTCGCGCATTACATCTGGAAGAAGTACGGCAGCTCGCAACGGGTGCTGTTTGTCAGCGTACCGTTTGAGGAAGTCCTGGGAGAAATTCTCGGGAAAGTCGATAACAGTCATATGGGCGTAGTATTGAAGCGTATGATGTTGCGCGCTGCGTCGCGAATCGCGGATCGGCTGGAAATCGACGCACTGGTCACCGGTGAGGCGATTTCCCAGGTGTCCAGCCAGACCCTGCCGAACCTGTCGTTGATCGACTCTGTGACCGAGAAGCTGGTATTGCGCCCGCTGATCGCCAGTCACAAGCAAGACATCATCGACCTGGCGACCCAGATCGGCACGGCGGATTTCGCCAAGCACATGCCGGAATATTGCGGGGTCATCTCGGTGAACCCCAAGACCCACGCCAAGCGCAACCGCGTGGAGTACGAAGAACAACAGTTCGACATGGCGGTGCTCGAGCGTGCGCTTGAGAACGCCAAACTGGTGCCGATCGATCGGGTTATCGACGAGTTGGGCCAGGATTTGCAGATCGAAGAAGTCAGCGAGGCTCTGGCCGGTCAGATCATCATCGACATCCGTCACCCGGATGCCGCTGAAGACGAGCCGCTGGAAATCGCTGGCATCGACGTACAAACGTTGCCGTTCTATGCATTGAATGCGCGTTTCAAGGAACTGGATGACAGCCGTCAGTACCTGTTGTATTGCGACAAAGGCGTGATGAGTCGCCTGCATGCCCACCATTTGCTCAGTGAGGGGCATGCCAATGTGCGCGTTTATCGACCGAGCTAAGAGCCCGGGGCTGTTTGCCTGTGGCCTGCGTCACCGGCCCCCCGACTCTGCCGTCAAGCTGTAACGGCAAGGCCTGACTCTACTGTTAATCGCTGCCACGACCTGTCAGCACACCGAATCCTCTGATCGAGATACACAAGTGATCGAAAATCTACGCAACATCGCCATCATTGCTCACGTTGACCATGGTAAGACCACCCTGGTAGACAAACTCTTGCGTCAATCCGGCACCCTGGAGCGCAACGAGCTCAACGACGAGCGCGTGATGGACTCCAACGACCAGGAGAAAGAGCGCGGTATTACCATTCTGGCGAAAAACACCGCCATCAACTGGAACGGCTACCACATCAACATCGTGGACACCCCGGGCCACGCCGACTTCGGCGGCGAAGTTGAACGCGTAATGTCGATGGTTGACTCCGTTCTGCTGCTGGTTGACGCTCAAGACGGCCCTATGCCGCAAACCCGTTTCGTGACCAAGAAGGCTTTCGAAGCCGGCCTGCGTCCAATCGTGGTAATCAACAAGGTTGACCGTCCAGGCGCGCGTCCGGACTGGGTTCTGGACCAGATCTTCGACCTGTTCGACAACCTCGGTGCCACCGAAGAACAGCTGGACTTCAAAGTCGTCTACGCCTCGGCCCTGAACGGCATTGCCGGTCTGGAACACACCGACATGGCTGAAGACATGACCCCGCTGTACCAGTCGATCGTCGACAACGTACCTGCGCCGAAAGTCGACCGCGATGGTCCGTTCCAGATGCAAATCTCCGCACTGGACTACAACAGCTTCCTGGGCATCATCGGCGTTGGCCGTATTGCTCGTGGTCGCGTCAAGCCGAACACTCCGGTTGTGGCGATCGATGCTGATGGCAAGCGCCGTAACGGCCGTATCCTGAAGCTGATGGGTCACCACGGTCTGCACCGTGTAGACGTTGAAGAAGCAGCTGCCGGCGACATCGTCTGCATCAGCGGCTTCGACCAGCTGTTCATCTCCGACACCCTGTGCGACCCACAGAACGTTGAAGCGATGAAGCCGCTGACCGTTGACGAACCAACCGTTTCGATGACCTTCCAGGTTAACGACTCGCCGTTCTGCGGCCGTGAAGGCAAGTTCGTCACCAGCCGTAACATCAAAGAGCGTCTGGACAAAGAACTGCTCTACAACGTTGCCCTGCGCGTTGAAGAAGGCGACACCGCCGACAAGTTCAAAGTCTCCGGCCGTGGTGAGCTGCACCTCTCGGTACTGATCGAAACCATGCGTCGCGAAGGCTTCGAAATGGGTGTTGGTCGTCCGGAAGTGATCATCCGCATGGTTGACGGCGTCAAGCACGAACCGTACGAAAACGTGACCATCGACCTGCCGGAAGAATCCCAGGGTTCGATCATGGAACAGATCGGTATCCGTAAAGGCGACCTGACCAACATGGTTCCGGATGGCAAGGGCCGTGTGCGCCTTGAGTACAACATCCCGGCGCGTGGCTTGATCGGTTTCCGTAACGAGTTCCTGACCCTGACCTCCGGTGCAGGCATCCTGACCTCGATCTTCGACCGTTACGACGTGATGAAGTCCGGCGACATGTCCGGCCGTCAGAACGGCGTGCTGGTTTCGGTGGCTACCGGTAAGGCGCTGACTTACTCGCTGGAAACCCTGCAGGCTCGCGGCAAACTGTTCCTGGGTCACGGTGAAGACGTGTACGAAGGTCAAATCGTCGGCATCAACAGCCGCGACAACGACCTGGGCGTTAACCCAACCAAGGGCAAGAAGCTCGACAACATGCGTGCCTCGGGTAAAGACGAAACCATCGCTTTGGTTCCGCCTATCCGCTTCACCCTGGAACAGGCTCTGGAATTCGTTCAAGAAGACGAATTGTGCGAAGTCACTCCTAAGTCCATCCGTCTTCGCAAGAAGATCCTGGGCGAAAGCGAGCGTACCCGCGCTGCGAAAAAATCCGGTAACTAAGTCTCTTAGTTAGCGGCAAAAAAACGCCCCCGACCGCAAGGTCGGGGGCGTTTTTGTTTGTCTGGGGTTTGTGTGGTGATTGTCCCGGCCCCATCGCAGGCAAGCCAGCTCCCACATTTGGAACGCATTTCAAATGTGGGAGCTGGCTTGCCTGCGATAGCTATCTGCAAGGCAACAAAAAAATTAGAATTTGTCGAGCGTCCGATGATTAGTCTCACGCACCACTTCCTTCGGCTTATAGGCGCAATACCCCGGCCGCGGTCCGATTTTTGGGTGATTGCGGCAAGTATCCGG
This genomic window from Pseudomonas sp. Bout1 contains:
- the glnA gene encoding glutamate--ammonia ligase, with the translated sequence MSKSVQLIKDHDVKWIDLRFTDTKGTQHHVTMPARDALDDAFFEEGKMFDGSSIAGWKGIEASDMILMPDDSTAVLDPFTEDPTLIIVCDVIEPSTMQGYDRDPRAIAKRAEEYLKSTGIGDTVFVGPEPEFFIFDSVKFKSDISGSMFKIFSEQGSWMSDQDIEGGNKGHRPGVKGGYFPVPPFDHDHEIRTSMCNAMEEMGLVIEVHHHEVATAGQNEIGVKFNTLVAKADEVQTLKYCVHNVADAYGRTATFMPKPLYGDNGSGMHVHLSIAKDGKNTFAGEGYAGLSDTALYFIGGIIKHGKALNGFTNPSTNSYKRLVPGFEAPVMLAYSARNRSASIRIPYVSSPRARRIEARFPDPAANPYLAFAALVMAGLDGIQNKIHPGDAADKNLYDLPPEEAKEIPQVCGSLKEALEELDKGRAFLTKGGVFSDDFIDAYIALKSEEEIKVRTFVHPLEYELYYSC
- the thiI gene encoding tRNA uracil 4-sulfurtransferase ThiI, which gives rise to MKLIVKVFPEITIKSRPVRMRFIRQLAKNIRAVLRDLDPAVVVNGVWDNLELETRLTDPKALKDMTERLSCVPGIAHFLQVDEYPLGDFDDITEKCKQHYGDVLAGKVFSVRCKRAGKHPFTSMDVEKYVGSKLRRECGAAGISLKEPQIEVRMEIRDQRLFVIHSQHNSIGGYPLGALEQTLVLMSGGFDSTVAAYQIMRRGLMSHFCFFNLGGRAHELGVMEVAHYIWKKYGSSQRVLFVSVPFEEVLGEILGKVDNSHMGVVLKRMMLRAASRIADRLEIDALVTGEAISQVSSQTLPNLSLIDSVTEKLVLRPLIASHKQDIIDLATQIGTADFAKHMPEYCGVISVNPKTHAKRNRVEYEEQQFDMAVLERALENAKLVPIDRVIDELGQDLQIEEVSEALAGQIIIDIRHPDAAEDEPLEIAGIDVQTLPFYALNARFKELDDSRQYLLYCDKGVMSRLHAHHLLSEGHANVRVYRPS
- the typA gene encoding translational GTPase TypA, with product MIENLRNIAIIAHVDHGKTTLVDKLLRQSGTLERNELNDERVMDSNDQEKERGITILAKNTAINWNGYHINIVDTPGHADFGGEVERVMSMVDSVLLLVDAQDGPMPQTRFVTKKAFEAGLRPIVVINKVDRPGARPDWVLDQIFDLFDNLGATEEQLDFKVVYASALNGIAGLEHTDMAEDMTPLYQSIVDNVPAPKVDRDGPFQMQISALDYNSFLGIIGVGRIARGRVKPNTPVVAIDADGKRRNGRILKLMGHHGLHRVDVEEAAAGDIVCISGFDQLFISDTLCDPQNVEAMKPLTVDEPTVSMTFQVNDSPFCGREGKFVTSRNIKERLDKELLYNVALRVEEGDTADKFKVSGRGELHLSVLIETMRREGFEMGVGRPEVIIRMVDGVKHEPYENVTIDLPEESQGSIMEQIGIRKGDLTNMVPDGKGRVRLEYNIPARGLIGFRNEFLTLTSGAGILTSIFDRYDVMKSGDMSGRQNGVLVSVATGKALTYSLETLQARGKLFLGHGEDVYEGQIVGINSRDNDLGVNPTKGKKLDNMRASGKDETIALVPPIRFTLEQALEFVQEDELCEVTPKSIRLRKKILGESERTRAAKKSGN